A single Sphingomonas kaistensis DNA region contains:
- the addA gene encoding double-strand break repair helicase AddA has translation MSRPTALKPLDPDQAAAADPFIHASLSASAGTGKTQVLTARVLRLLLEDASPESILCLTFTKAAAAEMAERVGGRLAYWVGLDDEALGAELEALGVTPDEAMQDRARRLFATVLDCPGGLRIQTIHSFCQTLLSAFPAEAGITPGFRPIEGREEEALVERTLASLAEQSAAGDGAFLADLEVLAGRLGEGDVRNYLRRCAGAVEGMARFDRLEAVEPALRELMGLPEEGVEELVAARCHDDAFDCDALHALADAYRQWGTKTAATILPEIEGWLALPPAERCRNLHRFAHATVLTASGGRRSVKNLIKHWPEAQEECDALCEQIEELLTLLRGDALVRLLAAGLRAGKRFADAYASAKRAEGVADFDDLIRWSRALLAQDGIAEWIRFKLDRRTDHLLVDEAQDSNESQWAIVKAMTEEYFAGAGAGPEHRTLFMVGDFKQAIYGFQGTDPAEFERARSHFRAAADGSAMPFRSLSISRSFRSAQAVLDVVDMVLASLGHERIGLPEAAPPHVSFHAGRGGSVEVWPPFSHEDPGEEEDGEEKWEDEARRRYASELADWIAAEIERAPVLASTGRPLGPGDILVLVRSRANLAPLLVARLFERKVRTAGLDRLILSEPLAVQDLLAAVRFAVQPLDDLTLANLLVSPLIGWDQDQLYALAGPERRRSLWEELGHRADERADFRAARDALNDLLGMADYSGPYAFLERILSGPMDGRRKLLTRLGRQARDPINELVAAAIQFEGGEPVTLQQFLAWLSHGEMQVKRDPEGRGDAVRIMTVHGAKGLEAPVVILADTTADPAQLGGVSAILDVPSEAGRFPMIRPRKDEIAPPFDQILATEKERDLEEHFRLLYVALTRAGERLILAGLKPSRKQSSDSWHSVVSEAMTAGGVEADANGVLRFASGNAPLAVGEAREVAAPRSPVPAWATTQAPAEARPPRPLAPSQIAADTDSRPPPSPALAAAAERGRLLHALFERLPATPPGDRRQAAFAWLQRSAGVADAALRTSLVDTALAIIEAPEHASLFSPDALAEAPIAATLSDGTVVAGTVDRLLVTESAVRVVDFKTGRQVPRSESTIPQSHRRQMQAYGRALQVIFPRHRIELALLYTDAPLLLTVPLEDLDAATHMGGNPNQESLPT, from the coding sequence ATGTCGCGTCCCACTGCCCTCAAGCCGCTCGATCCCGATCAAGCCGCGGCCGCCGATCCGTTTATTCATGCGTCGCTGTCAGCCAGCGCCGGGACCGGCAAGACGCAGGTGCTGACGGCGCGGGTGCTCCGACTGCTGCTTGAGGATGCGTCGCCCGAGAGTATCCTGTGCCTGACCTTTACCAAAGCGGCGGCGGCGGAAATGGCCGAGCGGGTCGGCGGGCGGCTGGCCTATTGGGTCGGGCTCGACGACGAAGCTCTCGGTGCCGAGCTGGAGGCGCTCGGCGTCACGCCGGACGAAGCGATGCAGGACCGCGCGCGGCGCCTGTTCGCGACGGTGCTCGATTGTCCGGGCGGCCTGCGCATCCAGACCATTCACAGCTTCTGCCAGACCTTGCTTTCCGCCTTTCCGGCCGAGGCGGGGATCACGCCCGGCTTCCGCCCCATCGAAGGCCGCGAGGAAGAAGCCCTGGTCGAGCGAACGCTGGCCTCGCTTGCCGAGCAGTCCGCGGCGGGCGACGGCGCGTTTCTCGCCGATCTCGAAGTGCTTGCCGGACGGCTCGGCGAGGGGGATGTCCGCAACTACCTCCGTCGCTGCGCCGGCGCGGTCGAGGGCATGGCGCGCTTCGACCGGCTGGAGGCAGTCGAGCCGGCCTTGCGCGAGCTGATGGGCTTGCCGGAGGAAGGCGTCGAGGAACTGGTCGCTGCCCGTTGCCACGACGACGCATTCGACTGCGACGCGCTTCACGCGCTGGCCGATGCGTACCGGCAGTGGGGCACCAAGACTGCTGCCACGATCCTGCCAGAGATCGAAGGCTGGCTCGCCCTCCCGCCCGCCGAGCGGTGCCGCAACCTTCATCGCTTCGCCCACGCCACCGTGCTGACGGCCAGCGGCGGGCGGCGGTCAGTCAAGAATTTGATCAAGCACTGGCCCGAAGCGCAGGAAGAGTGTGACGCGCTATGCGAGCAGATCGAGGAGCTGCTGACGCTGCTGCGCGGCGATGCGCTGGTTCGCCTGCTCGCCGCGGGGCTGCGCGCGGGAAAGCGCTTTGCCGATGCCTATGCCTCAGCCAAGCGCGCCGAGGGGGTGGCCGATTTCGACGACCTCATCCGCTGGTCGCGCGCGCTGTTGGCGCAGGACGGGATCGCCGAATGGATCCGCTTCAAGCTCGACCGGCGGACCGATCACCTGCTGGTCGACGAAGCGCAGGATTCGAACGAAAGCCAGTGGGCGATCGTGAAGGCGATGACCGAGGAATATTTCGCCGGGGCGGGGGCGGGGCCGGAGCATCGCACCTTGTTCATGGTCGGCGATTTCAAGCAGGCGATCTACGGCTTCCAGGGCACCGATCCGGCCGAGTTCGAGCGTGCGCGCTCGCACTTTCGGGCCGCCGCCGACGGGAGCGCGATGCCGTTCCGCTCGCTGTCGATCAGCCGCAGCTTCCGCTCGGCGCAGGCGGTGCTCGACGTCGTCGACATGGTGCTGGCCAGCCTCGGCCACGAACGGATCGGTCTTCCCGAAGCCGCCCCGCCTCACGTCAGTTTTCACGCTGGGCGAGGCGGCAGCGTCGAGGTCTGGCCGCCGTTCTCGCACGAAGACCCGGGCGAGGAGGAAGATGGCGAAGAGAAATGGGAGGACGAAGCCCGCCGCCGCTATGCGAGCGAGCTTGCCGACTGGATCGCGGCCGAGATCGAGCGCGCGCCGGTGCTCGCCTCGACCGGCCGGCCGCTGGGGCCCGGCGACATCCTCGTACTGGTGCGCAGCCGCGCCAATCTCGCGCCCTTGCTGGTCGCGCGCCTGTTCGAGCGCAAGGTGCGGACCGCGGGGCTCGACCGGCTGATTCTGTCCGAGCCGCTGGCGGTGCAGGACCTGCTCGCCGCCGTCCGCTTCGCGGTGCAGCCGCTCGATGACCTGACCCTTGCCAATCTGCTGGTTTCGCCGCTGATCGGCTGGGACCAGGACCAGCTTTATGCGCTGGCCGGACCCGAGCGGCGGCGCAGCTTGTGGGAAGAGCTCGGCCACCGCGCCGACGAACGCGCCGACTTCCGCGCCGCACGTGACGCGTTGAACGACTTGCTCGGGATGGCCGATTACTCCGGTCCTTACGCCTTTCTCGAGCGGATTCTGTCTGGGCCGATGGATGGGCGCCGAAAGCTTCTGACCCGCCTCGGACGCCAGGCGCGCGATCCGATCAACGAGCTGGTCGCCGCCGCCATCCAGTTCGAAGGCGGGGAGCCGGTCACGCTGCAGCAGTTCCTCGCCTGGCTGTCGCACGGCGAGATGCAGGTGAAGCGCGATCCCGAAGGGCGCGGCGACGCGGTGCGGATCATGACGGTGCACGGCGCGAAGGGCCTCGAAGCACCGGTGGTGATCCTTGCCGACACCACGGCCGATCCCGCGCAGCTGGGCGGGGTTAGCGCGATCCTCGACGTGCCGAGCGAGGCTGGCCGGTTTCCGATGATCCGCCCGCGCAAAGACGAGATCGCCCCGCCTTTCGACCAGATCCTTGCCACCGAAAAAGAGCGCGACCTCGAAGAGCATTTCCGCCTGCTCTACGTCGCGCTGACGCGGGCAGGGGAGCGGCTGATTTTGGCCGGGCTCAAGCCGTCGCGGAAGCAGTCGAGCGACAGCTGGCACAGCGTCGTATCGGAAGCGATGACGGCGGGCGGGGTCGAAGCCGACGCGAATGGCGTGCTTCGCTTCGCGTCGGGCAACGCGCCGCTTGCGGTGGGCGAAGCGCGCGAAGTCGCGGCTCCTCGCTCGCCCGTTCCGGCTTGGGCGACGACCCAAGCCCCGGCGGAGGCACGGCCGCCCCGGCCGCTTGCCCCGTCGCAGATCGCCGCGGACACCGACAGCCGGCCGCCGCCAAGCCCGGCACTCGCCGCCGCCGCCGAGCGTGGACGCCTGCTCCACGCCCTGTTCGAACGATTGCCCGCCACGCCACCCGGTGATCGCCGGCAGGCCGCCTTCGCCTGGCTTCAGCGCTCGGCCGGGGTCGCAGATGCGGCGCTGCGCACGAGCCTCGTCGACACGGCGCTTGCCATCATCGAGGCGCCCGAGCACGCCTCCTTGTTCTCGCCGGATGCGCTGGCCGAAGCGCCGATCGCCGCGACCCTGTCCGATGGGACGGTGGTCGCGGGAACGGTGGACCGGCTGCTAGTCACCGAGAGCGCCGTTCGCGTGGTCGATTTCAAGACCGGCCGGCAGGTGCCGCGTAGCGAGAGCACCATTCCGCAGAGCCATCGCCGCCAGATGCAGGCTTATGGCCGCGCCCTGCAGGTC